AGGGCGATGGGCGAGACTCAGCGACTAAAGCGGGGCGAGCAGGGTACTGTGCAAACCGGGTTTTAAACCGTTTTTGTGTTTGTGTTACAAATATAACGGGCTGTTATAGTTTTTGGTTTGCGAGCCGCTTTTGTAATATTTTATCGTTTGTTTATTTCGGGTTTATTAGCTGTTTTCATTCTGCTCTAGTTGGTCGGGACTGTTCGGCTGGCTCGTTCGCCTACCGGCCTTGCCGGCCTATACCTTGTCTGTCCTGGAGCCACCCGACACGCGGGTAACGCCCGACGGCAGCCTGGGCCTGACTAGCGCCTACCTGACAGGTCCCGCAGCGGCGCAATAGGCGGAAGAAGTACGGCGCTGGATTCCGCCGGGCGAGGTGTATAGTTAGCTGGGCGGTATGAGGTGCGGCAGTAAAGCGTTGGTGCGGCAGTAATTACATTTCCATTTCAGCGTCACGGCCACGCGGTGTCGCCTCCCTGCTACGCTCCTGTTGGTTGGTCTGAGCTACTATTTCCTTGAACTGCTCTAGCAGTGGACGGCCGTTGGGCCGAAGCTCGGCCGCGCTGAAGCGTGAGCCCTCGCCCTTATGCGTGATACTCAACTCTTGCGGGCCTGTCACTTTCAGCACGTACCCCTTTTCGAGTAAAGGGGCGGCCAGGTCGGTCAGCTGATACAGGGGCGGACGCAGGTGCCTGGCTAGCACCTTCTCGGCGACCGCAAGATGTTTGGCTCGCTCCCCCCTGCCCAGCGCGGCTAGTGATTCGGGTATTGGGTCATTTTGCAGATGCCGAATGACTGCCTGCCGGTGATGAAGCTGCGTCTTGGTGGTGAGCTCCTGCTGCTTTTGAAGCTGCGCTTTGGTATCGCCCAACTCCTGCCGGGTGCCGACGAGCAGCGCCTGACTGCTGGCCAGCCTTTTCTCCAGCACTTTGGCGCGCTCGCGCTCCAGCGTATTGGCCGAGGCCACCGCCGCGACCTGCGCCAGCTTCTGGTTGGTCTGGGTTACGAACTGTGCTAGGTGGGTGTCGAGGCGGCCTTGCTCGCGCACCACGTACTCCTGCGGGCGCACCCGCTCCCAGGGTTTGAGTGCATCAAGCTGGAAGGCGGCGGTCTTCACCGGTGCAGCCACCTCAGCCAATTTCTCCTTGCTCATCTGCTGGGCCCCGTAGTGCCGGCGCACGTCTTCGTGCTGGGCCGTACTGTGGAGAATACCCCGCTGGAGCCCGTGCTTTTCCATGGCCGCCGCATAGTCGGTCTGGAGCTGGCGTAGCGTGGCCGGGCTGAACACATCGCGGCAACTCAGCCGGCCGTCGGCCGTGATGGGGACTACCATGGCATGAATGTGCGGCGTTATTTCGTCTTGGTGTAGCATGAAGCCAATCACGTTTTCTTTGCCGAAGCGCTTCTGCACGAAGTCGAGGTTTTCCTGTACCCAGGACGTTTTGCGCACGTCCTGGGCCCGGCCCTCGGCGTCGCGCGGGAAGGCCTCAGGACTGGCCGTCAGCAGCACCTCTACCAGGCGCACGGCATCGCTACGCAGGCGCGGGAGCTGCAACTCGGCAATGCGCTCGCTGGCCAAGAGCCAGTAGTTGCGCTGCTCGTGGTTGAGGTACTCCTCGTTGAGGCCGCCCCAGTCGGGGTCCGCATTGGGCGTAAGCTCCAACCGGTAATTATGCTGGGTAGCGCAGGTGGCCATGCCCGGCGTCTTAAGCTTGGCCGTGTGAAGAATAGCGTAGGGCATGGTGGGTCGGCGGGTGGCCAAAGCGTAGTGGGTTTACACATTGGCGAGTTAATGGAAGTAGTCAAGAGGTAGGTTTCAACTGGGCAAAAAAGCAATCGACGATTACTCCTTGAGCAAAACCCTACGCCTTAAGCAATATACTTGACGACCTCGCTTTTTATCACTATTTCGCGCTCGACTACCTAAATTAAAAGCCCGGCTACTCTTCAGTAAACGGGCTTTCTAGTCCTAATCTCTTCCCCACTGCCTACCCAGCATATGTCCCATCCAACGTGGGTCGAACCAATGCCAACGCCGTCAATGTATCGAGTAATGGCCTCACTTTTTCCGGACGAGTACGTTGAAAGCAAGCTGCTACCTGTACTACCGTCATAGGAGTCACCGCCTGTTGTACCACTGCCCTTACCGCCTGCATTTGTTCCGCTAAAGCAGTAGGCCAGGGCTGAATAATAGCCAAAGCAGTCGTAGAAATTGGGGTTGCCGAGAGTGTAAAAGCTGCCTGTTGTTGACCGGGGGCCTGATAGCTCGGACGCAAATAATGCACTACTCCAGCCGCCTCCTCCGCTACCCGTTGCTTATTGAGTTGCACAAGCTTGGTGAGTAATTCTGTCTCGGATAAATCAGCCGCCCAGCCATACGCCGCCGCCACCTCCCTATCCAGCTGCTGATGTAAGTTGAGCACCACTGAGGCCAGCCCCAGTTGATTAGTCACCTGCTCTTTTGGCGTGAGTGATTGGCCAGCCCGAAGTTTTTCGACGACGTTGTAGAGGTCTGTTATTGTAAGTGTCGAGTGCTGGGCCTGCTGTTGTTTGCGTAGGGTATCGAGTTGTTCTGCTAACTCCCGGATACGGTCTTGTTGTACGACTGTAGCAGTAGGGAAGGGAAAGGTCTGGAAGCAACGTGAACTTGCGTAGACGGAATCATTGCCCACGCCTAACCAACTGCCCGAAGCCATAGCCCAGACCACATGCACACTACTGGATAATATGCCCAGTAGGTACGCATCATCTAGTGCCAGGCACACTAGTTTGTGGTCGGGTGCCACTTCACTTTTTAGAAACTGAAATACTCGGTGCTTGGCAGTTTCAGGCGTAGCAATGTAGCGGGGCAGTTCTTGCACAGCTGCCCGTAGCCCTTTGCGAGTTTCCCCAAACTGCCACCAAATGTCTTTTAGGCGCTTCCGGTTATTGTGGTCACGTTCAGGCTTCACGCGCTCCACCAGCCACTGGTAGAGTTGAGGGTAGCTGCTGAGCATCTGCGCTTCCGTTAGTTCAAACATATCCAGCAGGTATACCCCACGCGGTCGGGCAGTCAGGTCCTTGCCGTTGCGATAGGGCCGAATACGACTTTCCAGGCCAAGTGTGGTGCCCAGCCCAAGCTGTGCTGCTTCCTCGGCTGTGACAATGAAACCTGCGCCGGCCAGCATCATGCCGTTACTCGATAAGCCCGCGTTGGCCCCCAACTGCTGAGCTGATGACACGTCGGCACCTACCGTCAGGTCGGCGTTGAGCACGCCCATCTGTTCGCCTAGCTCAACTGCCGGCGCCTCTTCACCCGCAACGGTTACTTCGCGTATCACCTCGGCCAGCGTGCCCGGCTGGCCCGCGCCGGCTACGCCCACCGTGATGGCTACGCGCACGGCCGCCCCATCAGTGGCCTCCACCCACGGGTGGTCGGGGATAGCGAAGGCCAGCGAAAGCGGCTGCTCGGTATTGGCCAGGTGCTGCTGGATGAGCCGCCGGTTGAATGTCTGGGTAATGGAATTGGTGGTGATGAAGCCAAATCGCTCGGCTTGGCCCGCCTGCACCATCCGGGCCGCGTGGTCCCACCAGTACATCACCAGGTCGGCCGACTCGGGTACACGGCCCCGGTAAGCTTTGCGCAGCGCTTCTACGTAGCCGTCGCCCAGGGCTCCGCGCATGGCCTTGTCACCCAAAAAAGGCGGGTTGCCGACCAGAAAATCAGCCGCTGGCCACTCGGCGGGGTGCGGGGCGGGGTAGTCGAATACTGGCACTTGGGCGGCTTCGTCGGGCACGGGCTTACCAGTGGCCGAATGCAGTTTAGTGGTCAGCCCATCCCAGCGCGTCACCGGCCGGCCCTGCGCATCAAGACGTGGCACTGGGGGGCCGTGCTGGAGAATGGCATCCTGCTGGCGGATATTCTGATAGCTGTCGAGTAGCGGCTCGGCCAGTTGCGTCAGGCCGTGGGTGCGTAGGTGCCACTGCAGATAGCCGATGCGCAGCACCACGTCGGCGATGGCGGCCGCCCGCGGGTTTAGTTCTAGGCCCAGTAGTTGGCGAGGGCTCACGGTGCTGCCGGCGCCCAGGTCGAGCAGGCCCGTTTGTCCGAAGCCGTTGATGGCCGTCAGCACTTCGCCCTCCAGCCGCTTGAGGTGCTCCAGGGTCACATACAGAAAATTTCCTGTTCCGCAGGCTGGGTCGAGGATTTTAACGGAGGTGAGGCGGGTCAGAAACTTCACCAGCTCGGCGCGGGCACCTTTGGCATCCTCATCGTCGAGGCGGCGGGCGCTGGCGGCCTGCGCCGCAACCCATTCCTGACGTAGCGGGTCGAGTACAGTAGGTACGACCAAGCGCTCGACGTAGCGGCGAGGGGTGTAGTGGGCACCGAGGCGATGGCGCTCGCGCGGGTCGAGCGCCCGCTCCAGTAAGGTACCGAATATGGCGGGCTCTACCTCGGTCCAATCGGCTTGGGCTGCCTCGTGCAGTAGGGTGAGCTGGGCCGCCGTGAGGGGTAGGGCCTTAGCCGAATGAAACAGGCGCCCATTAAAACGCCGCAGCCGTGCCCGCAAATCAGGCGCGAAACCGCCAGTATCCATTGTGTGCCAGAGGCTTTCGAGCGCATCAGGTAGCAGCTGTCGCAGCTCCTCGGTAGCGGCGTAGCTGGCCAGTAGCCCGGAAAACGAGGCTTTGGGAATCAGACTTGCATCCTCAGCAAACATGGTGAAGAGGCAGCGCATTAAAAATTGCGCTACCACCTCCGAGGCGTGGCCTGCTCGTTCCAACTGGGCAGAGAGGGCGGCCAACTGGCCAGCGAGCTGCCGCGTGACCTGGGCCGCCCGGCGGCTAGGGTCGAGCTGCTGCGGGTCGGTGAAGAGCAGTCGCAGGCGTGCCAGTACCGCCTCGTCAGCCAGGTCAGCCAGGGCAATGCGATAGGTCTGCGAATCGGGAAACGGTACGTAGTTGTCGCCCACCCCGGCAAAGTTGCTGTAGAGGTCGAAGCAGTACCCTACATCTACTACCACGATGAAGGGCGGCCGCGGCTCGCTGGCCGGTAGGGCTCGCACGTAACCCAGCGCTTGCTGCCGGGCAGCTTCCATCACCTGCCGCCACTTGGCCGTTCCCCGAGTAGCGTGGCCTTGGCGATACTTTTCGGGAGATAAACCTAACTCTATGCGTTCCGCATTAGGCCCAGTCGTGCGCGGGTCGTGCGCGGGTCGTGCGCGGGTCGTGCGCGGGTCGTGCGCGGGTCGTGCGCGGGTCGTGCGCGGGTCGTGCGCGATATTATTATGTGTAATATCCGTGTCGCCGTCGACTAAAAATGGCGCAAAACTACCTACGCCCTGCTTCGTTTCCAACACAAAGCACCCTCTTTTATAGAGGTCAATCCGACCGGTGCTGGCTTTGTTACTCGGGCCATTGTCGAAAGTAACAGTTCGCTCAAATACATAAGCGTCTTGAGCCGAATTGTATGTGGTAGCGTCAGGATGAGCTACGTTCAGTAAGTCACACAGTTCAGTTAAAAATAAGCTGTAATTAGCGCGCTCAGCTCCGCCAGCTGGTCGCCAGCGAGCTTCAAAGTCAGAGTAATTCACTTAGATGAAGGAAGGTTATGGAATCAAGCGTCAATAATAGAGTACGTGGAACGAACTTAGTGTAATACAGTATATTCGCCTGACCATTGCTTATCGCATTGGTTTGACTCGTATAAAATGAATGTTACCGCCCTTCTTACACGCGCTAGTTACAGCGGGTCAAATTGATTATCTTTACTAAAGCAGTTAGCTTATTCAAAAGCTGGCACCCAATGCTGTCTTAAAATGTTAGTAAAGAACCTCAATGAGGGGCTAGTCGACTTCCCTCGGCGGTCCCTCCCCCCGCAAGATGGCACGTGCTGACCTCTTATTAAAACTCGTCAAAGCTGGTTTATCCGGCGATACGGCCTTGACTAAGAAAGTCGTTCAGGCCGTTATTGCTGAAGAACGAGTTAAGCAACATAACGTTATTGCTAATCAGCTAGAAGACGCGCTTAAAACTTCTCATAGTCTTACTACTTCTCCTACCCGTTCCGTTACGCCCGTTCTGTATGACAAAATAGAAAGTTTTTTGTATTCTGTCAATCCGAATAAGCCCCTTAGCCAACTTGTGCTCAGCAAGTTTGTGTGTAGCTCCCTTCAGGAGTTTGTAATGGAGTATTCGCGGGCCGATGTGTTGCGCTCCTACAACTTGGAGCCACGTAACCGAGTGCTGCTCGTAGGCGAGCCTGGCAACGGCAAAACCTCTATCGCCGAAGTTCTGGCTACTGAGTTGATGGTGCCTATGTTCGTCATCCGCTACGATGGTATCATCGGCAGCTACCTAGGCGAAACGGCCAGCCGCCTGGAGAAAATGTTCAACTTCATCAAAACGCAGCAGTGTGTACTGTTTTTTGATGAGTTCGACGCTATCGGTAAAGAGCGCGGTGACCAGCACGAAACCGGCGAAATCAAGCGCGTGGTCAGCTCTTTGCTACTGCAAATCGATAAGCTGCCCAGTTACGTGATTGTAGTAGCTGCTACTAACCACTCGGAGCTACTCGATAAAGCTGTGTGGCGACGCTTCCAAGTCAAGCTTACCATTGACAAGCCCGACCAGGAATTGATTAACGAGTGGCTCGACAAATTCGAACTAGATTTTGGGCATCGACTGCCTACCAAAAGAGACCGCTTGGTTAGCCAGCTCCAGGGTTTGAGTTTCGCTGAGATAGAAGAGTTTGGCCTGTCCATCCGGCGTAGGTATGCTCTGGCTCAGCCTGGGCCCAACTTACGTGAGATTACTAGTTTTTCGCTACAAGAAGTAGAAAATAAAAAGAATTTCACCAATGCCTAGAAAACCTGTTCTATTCTTTCCGCAAGCTACTGAAGCAGACTATACTAAAGGCGGCTCGCCACCCCTAGATAGAACCAACGTAAGTCCCAAAAAGCAAGGTAAAAAATTTCAGAACGACTGGGATAAAATTTCTACTGAGTACACACACGTAGCCCAGGAAATGGGTGATAGTGTACCAGAAATGGTGCTGGTGCTCGAGCTTAGAAGCACCGTTGACGAATTTTACAAATCAGTCAAACAGACTGAAGAGCTACAATTTCTTGCTGCTGAATTTGATTTTACTCCTACGCTCGTAGAAAATACAGCTAGTGACGATGAGGATGCACTCGACCCCGAGTATCCTAGCTCAAGCCGTGTTTTTCTAACGTTACGCAACGAGGATAGTCTGCGAAGAATTCTTGCGCTTTGGGACACCTACGTTAATAAGCAGCCCTTTCAGAATGGTACTAGCCAGTTTAAGCAGCTATTCAAACTGCTAACTGGGGTGCGCCTCTACAGCGTAGAAGACCGGCTACGCGACACCGGCTTTCGGGAGCGCGTAGCTGAAATGGTGCAGATAACGCATTCGCCCGTGCTAGCGGAAGTAGAGCTGCTGTTTGTTACCAAGAAAAACACGCCGCCAGCCAAGCCAAAAAAAGATGGTGGTACAACACAGCCCCGCACCAGCGAGGAGGATGATTTAGAACGAACGGCAGCAGTGTACCAGCGTTTTAAGAGCGTAGTAGAGCAGAGCGGCGGCCGAGTGCTTACTGAGTCCTACACGCTCATTCCTGAGATTCACTACCACGCGGTAGCTGCCGAAATACCCCTTGAACTGCTGCTCGACTTAAGCAACAACACGGATGTGGAGCTACTCAAAGCGCCAGAAGTGCTGTTCTTCCGTTCTTTAGGGCAAAGCGCTTGGACCGGCCACCTCGACGAGGACGAGGAGGAAGAAGATTACGAGGAAGAGGTCGAAGAGGAATTGACAGTAACTATACCACCTCCTCTTTACGAGGAAGCAATTGCTGCCTTGTTCGATGGTTTGCCTATCCAAAACCACCGAGTGCTGGCCGGACGGCTGACTATCGACGGTGAGGGCGTAGACGAAGCGCTATATCCAGCCGACCAGCGACATCACGGCACGGCCATGGCTACACTCATCACGCGGGGCGACCTAAGTGATGCTTCGGCGCAGCCTCTTCATAACAAGCTCTACGTGAGGCCAATCATGGTGCTAGAGCCTGGCTTTACTGGTCCAGAGGAGCGAATGCCTTCTCAGAAACTGCCCGTTGACATCATTCACCGAGCCGTCCGACGGCTATTCGATGGCGAAGGAGAGACGCCAGCTGTCGCCGAGCGTGTAAAAATTATTAATCTTTCCATCGGCGATATCTCTCGTCCGTTCCACCAGAGCTTGAGTGCGTGGGCACGACTACTCGACTGGCTAGCCTGTAAGTATGACGTACTATTCATTATCAGTGCGGGTAATGTTCTAACCAACATTGAACTGCCTGTGCCAGTAGCAGAGTTTGACCGCGCTACTCCCGAAGAGCGTGAAGTGCTGATGCTTAATCACATTATTTCCGACAACCTCAACCGGAAAGTGCTTACGCCCTCAGAGGCTATTAATGCTATCACGGTGGGCGCTGCACAGGCCGATGCGGGCCCTAATGCTGCAGAAGCTGACCGCTACACGTTGGTGCTTGACGAATATTTAATGAGTCCTATTAGCCGAATTGGCTTTGGCTATCGGGGCTCCATTAAACCTGATATATTGATGGCTGGCGGCCGGAAATGCTACAAAAAACATTGGAAGCAACCAACTCCGGGTACCAGCACCTTGCTGATACTGGAGAATTTAAAATTTAGCTACAAGCCACCTGGGGTTAGCGTAGCTGTTCCTGGGCAAGCTGGTTCATTAAATAGTATTGGCTACCAGTGGGGTACTAGCAGCGCTACAGCGCTTGCCACCCGACTTGCATGTCAGCTACATGAGATGCTCGATAGCGTCAATATGGACCGGGAAACAGCGACTGAAATTCCCGATGCCTATTACGCAGTGCTTATCAAAGCTCTGCTTGTACATGGAGCCGGGTGGGGCAAGAGCAGTAGCACTCTGCACGATATAATCAAAAACAAGCCGGGAGTGCCACCTACGTTTGTAAAGAAGCACATTACGCCCTACCTCGGCTACGGCGTAGTAAACGGTCAGCGCGTCTTGCACTGCACTGATAACCGCGTGACGTTGCTAGGGTGGGGCGAACTGGCAACGGAGCACGCCCAGGAATTCGTTTTTCCGCTACCTGAAGCGCTCGAGCGGGCAACGGTAGAGAAGCGTCTTACGGTCACCTTGGCCTGGATAAGCCCAACCAATTGGCAATCGCGCCAATACCGCCAAGCAAGGCTTTACATAGACAACATCAAGCGCGATAACTATATCCCGCGCAGTGAACAACTAACTCTGGAGCGAGAAGGTATCGACTGGAAAACAACTCGGCGTGGCACAGTACAGCATGATATCCTAGTTGGCTCTCAAGCCGACCCTTACGTGAATGGTGGCAACCTTATCATTAAAATTGATTGCCGTAAAGATGCTCCTGGTCTCGTTAACACAGATACTATTCGATATGGACTAGCAGTCACTTTAGAGGTGAACGAGGATACAGGGATAGAAATTTACGAAGAGGTGAAGCAGAAACTTGCTGTTCTAAATAGAGTTCGGCCTAGAGCATAGAGAAGCTGCGGCGAGGAGGGTGGCTCTATCAAGTAAGCCAGCCGTTGACGAAGCGCAAGAAGCAGGCTAGCGCCGGCGGCGGATGGTGCGGGCTTCATTGAAGGCCAGCACGCTGCGGCGCTCGTAGCGCAGGCCACCGGCCGACTTCCAGACCAGCAGCGTATCCGGCTTTTTGCGCTCTCTGGCCAGCGTCGCCTGTGAGAGGCCGGTCAGCTGCTGCGCCTCCCCGTCTCGCACCCACTCGGGCAGGGCTGCTCGGTATTGGGCCAACTCCGACCGTAATTCTCGCACTTCATTGCGCAACTCCTCGAACTCTTCGAAGGATGGAACCTGATACATATTAGTTTTTCAGCTGGCCAGGTCGCCCAGCGCTTACATCCGGGCGGGTGGGTGCCGGCGGGCGCGCTGGGTCGCCCTGGCCAGTGAGCACGTACATCACGTCCACTTGGTAGGCCGCGTGCAGCAGATAGAGCAGCTTCAGGTTGCAGTGGTAACGCCCAGCCTCAATTTCCGAAACAATGCCTCGGTGAGTCTGGAGTACCGTAGCCAACTCAGTGAACGTGGCGAAGGCCTGGGCTGCATGTAGCCGGTACACTTCCTCAAGGAACCGGTGGTCAACGGCAGCCTGGTCAAAGGGGTGCGGCATGCGACAAAGTAGAGAGGCAAGTACAAATGCCCGTTTAAGGATTGAAGTTGCCGTATGAATGCAAAGAAACAGCTTTCCTGCTCAATACCCCGGCCACTTTAGGAAGCGCAGGCCAGTAAAGTAAAATCGGCTAGTTGGCTACTGGCGGTGTGCTTATATTCCAATACCCACCCAATCAGCACTTTGCCCTTCTCCGTGCTAAGCCGCACGCGGCCCTTAGGGTTCGTAAGCAGTGCTTGGTGCTGCGCGCGGCTGACCGGGGCCGTAAACGTATAGGTGAGCCCCCGCCAAAGAGGTTGGTCCAGGTCGGTGACGGCGACATCCCCACCTTCCGCAATCGGAGCCGCTTCTCCTGCCAGCTGGCTTACAAGCGTAGTGTTGCCTTCGCCACTGGTAAAGCGCACCTGATTCAACGGGATAGGCATTAGACCGGCCCGAATGATGGCGCTGTGCCGCCGTAGCATCCGGGCGGGTGAAAGACGCAGATTATAAACGGTCTCTGGCGAGAATAGCCCGGTACTTGTCAGCAGCTGCTGGTCGCGCTCAGTAGTATAGCTGCCTCCCTGCCGCACCAGACACACTAGGAAGTTGGTTGTATCGCGGGCGTCGTCCGTGGTAGAGGTGGCCAGGTAGCGCTGGCGGCGAGTCGTCTCGAGCAGGATGCCGGCCGCCGCAAACTTGCTGCTTTGGATATAAGTATTGCTCACTTGGGTGAGCGGCGTAGTCCACTGACGTTTCGAGTTGAATTCTACCAAGCCGTTGACCTGCTCAGCTTGCCACTGCTCGTAATTCATCTCTACCACTTGGTAATAGTTTTCCTCTGCTACGTGGATGCGTGCGTCAGTCACCGGCCCCAAGTCCAGCACAATTTCTGTGTCGTAGAAGTAGCTGGCTGGCTCCACTCGCACGACCTGCACCGGCTGGCCCCGCTGGCCTATTACCCACTCAAATTGATTTCCCAAGCAGTACACAGCTGCTAGTGAGCCAAACAAGTCACTCCATGTAGTGAAGAGCGACTTGCGTAAATCCGGCAGGACACCAGTTGGTCCGGGGTCGGTGAGAAGCGGAAAGCCACGTACCTGAAAGCCACCGGTAAGTAATGTCAAGCTGCCTGGCCCATCAACCGGGTAAGCCAGCGTCGAATCCGTGCGCCCGAAGAAGTCCGAGCGAAATACATCAACCTCATCGGTAAGAGCCTGGCAGACTCGGTTTAGTGCCTCATAGGCCAGCACCCCATTAGTGGGGGTGGGCGTAGTCTGGGTATCGGCTGTGATGCGTAAAAACGAGCCTGGTTGAAAGACCGCCGTAATGGTCGCCTGGTAGGGGTCAGGCGCGTTGCGAGTTAAGTCGTGGACAAACCAGTCGGCAAATAGGAAGACCTCGTCGCCGGCCTCCAACTCATACCTAAAAAGCTGGGCTGGCACGGCTATCTGGCCCACATAATCCCCGTTGAGGTGGCCCACGGCTATCTCAGGCTGTAGTAGGGTAGTGCCTCCCTGCAGGCCTGTAACGCGTAAAAAGCAGCTACAGCCGACTTTGGTAAACTGGCGAATAAACAGCCCATTCTCGGTATGGGCCTCGACCCTGGCAAACAGGGCCAGGGTTATAGTAACGGACTCTTTGCCTTGGGCTGTGTAGATGGCCACGGCGGAGGTCGCGTCGCCAGGCACGAAACCGCCGCCCACCGCGCCTAGGTTTAGCTCGTTCAACTCAGGCGTGTCGAAACCGAAATACAACAGCTGCTCGTGACTCGGGTCCCCGTTGTCGCCGTACATGGCGGAAGTTGTTACGACCTCATTTTGTTGACTTGCCGCGTAGCGCAACATAATAGCCCGCGAGTGCAACTCTACCGACATAAGGGGAGCAGGTGCGCCTGCAAAGCCACTGACGGAGGTGCCCGCAAACAAGTCCACACTGACGCTGTCTCGGCTTAGGAACCGTTGGAGGTAACCCACTTTTGCCAGGTTGACGTTGATTTGGGTGAGTGTGAATTCGGCCGCCAGAAATACAACCTGCCCGTAGTAATAGAGCTGCCAAACGAAGTTGTTCGGCTCCCACTGCTCTACAGTTAATGTCACGTTGGCCTCAATGTCAGCCGCGTCGAAAGCCTGTTGCAGGTACGCTTTGCCATCCTTGACAAAGCCGAGGTGCGTGCTGTACTCCACGTCGATGCCATGCGTATTGCGGGCGCGGGAAAGCGTGACAGCTAACGTGTCCCAGTCAACGGGGTCGTAGCGTAAACGCCAAGGGCCAAGCAGTTCGGAGTTAAGCGTAAAACGGAAAAGTGGGCTGTTCTGGGGAGAAACCATGATGGGAAACGGCTGGACTAGTTAGTGGGCTTGGAGCGGTAGTACTTGTTTATAAAGCGGGTTTTGCTCTGCTCACGCTTCATCCACCGCTCTATCTCGCCCGCGTTGTTAATGCGCTCATATTCCATCTCGTGGATGGCTTTGCGCACCTGCTGCAACTCGGAGACTACCGGGTGATTGGCTAACTCAAATGCTCGCTGCGTCGTCACCTGCTGCCTGTGGGCATCGCCGCCGCGCAGGCGCGCGGTTTGCTGCTCCATATCTGCCTGCTCGTGCCGGTAAGTAAGGCGGCCCTGCACGAGGTCGGCCTGCTGCAAGAGCTGCTGTGTTTTATCCGCCGTAAGTACCTGCTCACCGGCTTGCAGGTAGCCTACCGTGGGCAGCGTTACCAGCCGGAAGGCCCCCGGCTTACCGACGAGTTCCGGGCCTTTCTCGGCCAGTTGCGCAAATTCGGCTGGCCCACCCGTGCGGCCTTTGAAGTACTGCGGGATGGGCTTCGAGAGAACAGCAGCGGCCTGTATGCCCCCTAAAATGATGTCCGCCGCAATGAAAGGGATTGCCACCGGCAGGCCGAATTCACCTAAGCTTTTGCCCACGGCCATCGCCGTGTTGATGGCAATGGAAAACAGGGCCTGGTTACGCTCAACCACCGCTTGGTCATGCTTGATTTTTGCGGAGGCCTTCGCATGGTCAGCCTCAATCTTGGCTTTGAGAGCTACGTTATCACCAGCCGCCTTGATAGAAGAATCGTACGAGTCCTGCTCGTTTTGCTCCTGGGCGGCTAGTTGTGCCGTCTGAAAATCGAAAAACCCGCTGACAAGCCCCTGAACGGTTTGGAGCCCCGTCTCGATAATATGGGCGCGCTGCTGCTCTTTTTCTTTCTCATCTGCCAGCTCTTCCCCACTCATTTTCTTGCGCAGGGCCGCCTTACGCCGCAGCACATCGGCCGTTTCCCCATATTCAGCCTCCAGCGCTGCAATAGCTTCCGCCTCGCGCTGGTTTTCCAG
The sequence above is drawn from the Hymenobacter baengnokdamensis genome and encodes:
- the mobV gene encoding MobV family relaxase, translated to MATRRPTMPYAILHTAKLKTPGMATCATQHNYRLELTPNADPDWGGLNEEYLNHEQRNYWLLASERIAELQLPRLRSDAVRLVEVLLTASPEAFPRDAEGRAQDVRKTSWVQENLDFVQKRFGKENVIGFMLHQDEITPHIHAMVVPITADGRLSCRDVFSPATLRQLQTDYAAAMEKHGLQRGILHSTAQHEDVRRHYGAQQMSKEKLAEVAAPVKTAAFQLDALKPWERVRPQEYVVREQGRLDTHLAQFVTQTNQKLAQVAAVASANTLERERAKVLEKRLASSQALLVGTRQELGDTKAQLQKQQELTTKTQLHHRQAVIRHLQNDPIPESLAALGRGERAKHLAVAEKVLARHLRPPLYQLTDLAAPLLEKGYVLKVTGPQELSITHKGEGSRFSAAELRPNGRPLLEQFKEIVAQTNQQERSREATPRGRDAEMEM
- a CDS encoding class I SAM-dependent DNA methyltransferase; translation: MNYSDFEARWRPAGGAERANYSLFLTELCDLLNVAHPDATTYNSAQDAYVFERTVTFDNGPSNKASTGRIDLYKRGCFVLETKQGVGSFAPFLVDGDTDITHNNIAHDPRTTRARPAHDPRTTRARPAHDPRTTGPNAERIELGLSPEKYRQGHATRGTAKWRQVMEAARQQALGYVRALPASEPRPPFIVVVDVGYCFDLYSNFAGVGDNYVPFPDSQTYRIALADLADEAVLARLRLLFTDPQQLDPSRRAAQVTRQLAGQLAALSAQLERAGHASEVVAQFLMRCLFTMFAEDASLIPKASFSGLLASYAATEELRQLLPDALESLWHTMDTGGFAPDLRARLRRFNGRLFHSAKALPLTAAQLTLLHEAAQADWTEVEPAIFGTLLERALDPRERHRLGAHYTPRRYVERLVVPTVLDPLRQEWVAAQAASARRLDDEDAKGARAELVKFLTRLTSVKILDPACGTGNFLYVTLEHLKRLEGEVLTAINGFGQTGLLDLGAGSTVSPRQLLGLELNPRAAAIADVVLRIGYLQWHLRTHGLTQLAEPLLDSYQNIRQQDAILQHGPPVPRLDAQGRPVTRWDGLTTKLHSATGKPVPDEAAQVPVFDYPAPHPAEWPAADFLVGNPPFLGDKAMRGALGDGYVEALRKAYRGRVPESADLVMYWWDHAARMVQAGQAERFGFITTNSITQTFNRRLIQQHLANTEQPLSLAFAIPDHPWVEATDGAAVRVAITVGVAGAGQPGTLAEVIREVTVAGEEAPAVELGEQMGVLNADLTVGADVSSAQQLGANAGLSSNGMMLAGAGFIVTAEEAAQLGLGTTLGLESRIRPYRNGKDLTARPRGVYLLDMFELTEAQMLSSYPQLYQWLVERVKPERDHNNRKRLKDIWWQFGETRKGLRAAVQELPRYIATPETAKHRVFQFLKSEVAPDHKLVCLALDDAYLLGILSSSVHVVWAMASGSWLGVGNDSVYASSRCFQTFPFPTATVVQQDRIRELAEQLDTLRKQQQAQHSTLTITDLYNVVEKLRAGQSLTPKEQVTNQLGLASVVLNLHQQLDREVAAAYGWAADLSETELLTKLVQLNKQRVAEEAAGVVHYLRPSYQAPGQQQAAFTLSATPISTTALAIIQPWPTALAEQMQAVRAVVQQAVTPMTVVQVAACFQRTRPEKVRPLLDTLTALALVRPTLDGTYAG
- a CDS encoding AAA family ATPase yields the protein MCSSLQEFVMEYSRADVLRSYNLEPRNRVLLVGEPGNGKTSIAEVLATELMVPMFVIRYDGIIGSYLGETASRLEKMFNFIKTQQCVLFFDEFDAIGKERGDQHETGEIKRVVSSLLLQIDKLPSYVIVVAATNHSELLDKAVWRRFQVKLTIDKPDQELINEWLDKFELDFGHRLPTKRDRLVSQLQGLSFAEIEEFGLSIRRRYALAQPGPNLREITSFSLQEVENKKNFTNA